A stretch of the Musa acuminata AAA Group cultivar baxijiao chromosome BXJ2-7, Cavendish_Baxijiao_AAA, whole genome shotgun sequence genome encodes the following:
- the LOC135616131 gene encoding putrescine hydroxycinnamoyltransferase 1-like yields the protein MEVEIVESSFVVPSEDTRKHSIWLSNLDLLLAPSSHTPTITLFRHNGDPNFFSVEILKAALAKALLHFYPLAGRVAVGEDGRLEIQCTGEGVLFVVARSTCTLDVLNDFTPSEEMRRLFVPSSDCNDHMCIVLQVTFFECGGVCLGIAAHHGVADGVSALHFINTWSDIARGAEGTVVVSHDRTLLRARSPPTVPFEHFEYQCCNPRRQLSTTMAAKLKLSKDQITSLKTSVELGSGRRISTFEAVTAYVWRCACKARQLEADQETRLYLPVDVRSRLKPSFPPGYFGNALVRTSVAVATGEIVSSPLQRTVEQMHDAVVRVDDEYIRSIIDLLELMKDIRDVDLGSWQESQNDLWVTSWLRLPVYEADFGWGKPAFMARAFLNLKGMLYILRSPEGDGGITLIMTLEAENMPRFKKVFIQELDCLKQAGA from the exons ATGGAGGTAGAGATAGTGGAGTCGAGCTTTGTCGTTCCCAGCGAAGACACCCGGAAGCACAGTATCTGGCTCTCTAATCTGGATTTGTTACTCGCCCCGAGTAGTCACACGCCAACCATCACCCTCTTTCGACACAACGGTGACCCCAACTTCTTCTCTGTGGAGATCCTGAAAGCGGCCTTGGCCAAGGCCCTGCTCCATTTCTACCCCTTGGCGGGCCGGGTCGCCGTCGGTGAAGACGGCCGGCTTGAGATCCAGTGCACCGGCGAGGGAGTCCTCTTCGTGGTGGCTCGATCGACCTGCACCTTGGATGTCCTCAACGACTTCACGCCGTCGGAAGAAATGAGGCGGCTTTTCGTGCCCTCGTCCGATTGCAATGATCACATGTGCATCGTGCTTCAG GTGACTTTCTTCGAGTGCGGTGGGGTGTGCTTGGGCATCGCCGCGCACCACGGCGTCGCGGATGGCGTCAGCGCGCTCCATTTCATCAACACATGGTCCGACATAGCCCGAGGAGCTGAGGGCACCGTGGTGGTATCCCATGACCGCACCCTCCTCCGCGCTAGGTCCCCTCCGACAGTCCCCTTCGAGCACTTTGAGTACCAGTGCTGCAACCCAAGGCGTCAGCTCTCCACCACCATGGCTGCCAAGCTCAAGTTATCCAAAGACCAGATCACTTCCCTCAAGACCAGCGTAGAATTAGGCAGCGGGCGACGCATTTCCACCTTCGAAGCAGTCACGGCGTACGTGTGGCGGTGCGCATGTAAGGCGCGCCAACTGGAAGCAGATCAGGAGACCCGGCTATACTTGCCCGTTGACGTGCGTAGCCGCCTGAAGCCGTCTTTTCCCCCTGGCTATTTCGGCAATGCCCTCGTCAGGACGTCTGTGGCCGTAGCAACCGGGGAGATCGTATCCAGTCCCCTGCAGCGGACCGTCGAACAAATGCACGACGCAGTTGTCCGCGTGGACGACGAGTACATCCGGTCTATCATCGACTTGCTGGAGTTGATGAAGGATATCAGGGACGTGGATTTGGGTTCATGGCAGGAATCACAGAACGACCTCTGGGTCACCAGCTGGCTGCGGCTGCCGGTGTACGAGGCGGACTTTGGGTGGGGGAAACCGGCGTTCATGGCGCGCGCGTTTTTGAACCTCAAGGGAATGCTGTACATATTGCGCAGTCCAGAAGGCGATGGGGGGATCACGTTGATAATGACGCTGGAAGCCGAGAACATGCCGCGGTTCAAGAAGGTGTTCATCCAGGAATTGGACTGTTTGAAGCAAGCTGGTGCATAA